A stretch of the Porifericola rhodea genome encodes the following:
- a CDS encoding TrmH family RNA methyltransferase: MISKRTLKLIKSLQQKKYRKKYNLFIVEGGKNVQELLSANFSIRTLIATPVFLEAQKDFIKTRNFLEIIETEEKQLSIASTFKSNNAALALVDIPEATPYISDKNNFELVLDDVKDPGNLGTILRIADWYGITNVICSPETTDVYSPKVVSASMGSFLRVKVFYRELNTFFQQNKKTVYGAYAEGGENVHTIEFEKEGILVMGSESHGVRPSVEGFVNHKVHIPSYGKAESLNVGIATSVICDNIRRVVSNL, encoded by the coding sequence ATGATTTCAAAAAGAACGTTAAAACTAATTAAGTCGCTTCAACAAAAGAAGTATCGTAAAAAATATAACCTTTTTATAGTTGAGGGAGGAAAAAATGTGCAAGAACTCCTCTCAGCCAACTTTAGCATAAGAACGCTTATCGCGACACCAGTGTTTTTAGAAGCCCAAAAAGACTTTATAAAAACTCGCAATTTCTTAGAAATTATTGAAACTGAGGAAAAACAATTAAGTATAGCTAGTACTTTTAAAAGTAATAATGCGGCTTTGGCATTGGTAGATATACCTGAAGCTACACCCTATATAAGTGATAAGAACAATTTTGAGCTGGTTTTAGATGACGTAAAGGACCCTGGTAATCTTGGTACAATTTTACGCATTGCTGATTGGTATGGCATTACCAATGTAATTTGCTCCCCGGAAACGACCGATGTCTATAGCCCCAAAGTAGTCAGCGCGAGTATGGGTTCTTTTTTAAGAGTAAAGGTTTTTTATAGAGAACTGAATACATTTTTTCAGCAAAATAAAAAAACTGTCTATGGTGCCTACGCAGAAGGAGGCGAAAATGTACATACAATTGAGTTTGAGAAAGAAGGGATTCTGGTAATGGGTAGTGAGTCACATGGAGTTAGACCGTCGGTAGAAGGCTTTGTAAATCATAAAGTACATATACCCTCTTATGGAAAAGCCGAATCCTTAAACGTAGGCATTGCTACATCGGTAATTTGCGATAATATCAGAAGAGTGGTTAGTAATTTATGA
- a CDS encoding ribonuclease Z, translating into MAFLLKILGSNSATPAYGRHQSSHLLNLENYHMLIDCGEGTQMQLLKFKARVSRINYIFISHLHGDHIYGLIGLINTMNLNGRTEDLHIFGPYQLSEIVTVQMRATNANLRFKIHFNVVDSQESYTLLDTSCFTVQSIPLDHGIACSGYLFKEKPKPRRINKEKLNREISVADILELKEGRNLYDAEGRLRYSNEELTLPARKSRSYAYCSDTRYNERILSIIEGVDLLYHEATFMHDQAEKARERYHSTTIDAATIAAKANVGHLIIGHYSSRYKDLQPLLKEAQSVFPNTSLAVEGEDHNIED; encoded by the coding sequence TTGGCTTTTCTGCTCAAAATATTAGGGTCTAACTCCGCTACTCCGGCTTATGGCAGGCATCAAAGTAGCCATTTGCTCAATCTGGAAAACTACCACATGCTTATTGATTGTGGAGAAGGCACCCAGATGCAGCTCCTTAAGTTTAAAGCCAGAGTTAGCCGAATCAACTATATTTTTATCAGCCACCTACACGGAGATCATATCTACGGCCTTATCGGACTGATAAATACCATGAACCTAAACGGTAGGACTGAAGACCTGCACATCTTCGGTCCTTACCAGCTCTCAGAAATTGTTACTGTTCAGATGAGAGCTACCAATGCCAACCTAAGGTTTAAAATTCACTTTAATGTTGTAGATAGCCAAGAGTCTTATACTTTGCTGGATACCTCTTGTTTTACCGTTCAAAGTATTCCTTTAGATCATGGTATTGCCTGTAGCGGATACCTGTTCAAAGAAAAACCTAAGCCCCGGAGAATTAACAAAGAAAAACTAAACCGGGAGATAAGCGTTGCTGACATTCTGGAGCTTAAAGAAGGTAGAAACCTTTATGATGCTGAAGGCAGACTACGTTACAGTAATGAAGAGCTTACCCTACCTGCTCGCAAAAGCCGTTCCTATGCCTATTGTTCAGATACCCGTTATAACGAACGTATCCTCTCAATAATAGAGGGTGTAGACCTACTCTATCACGAAGCTACATTCATGCACGACCAGGCAGAAAAAGCTAGAGAGCGCTATCACTCCACCACAATAGATGCCGCTACCATAGCTGCTAAGGCAAATGTCGGCCATCTTATTATTGGACATTACTCCAGCCGTTATAAAGATCTGCAACCACTGCTCAAAGAAGCTCAGTCAGTATTTCCTAATACCTCTCTGGCCGTAGAGGGGGAAGATCACAACATTGAAGATTGA
- the icd gene encoding NADP-dependent isocitrate dehydrogenase → MSEQKITIENGQLNVPDQPIIPFIEGDGTGVDIWPAAKKVLDAAVEKAYNGSKKIAWKEVLAGEKSYNENGEWLPTATLDAFREYLVGIKGPLTTPVGGGIRSLNVALRQELDLYACVRPVRWYQGTPSPVKDPGACDMVIFRENTEDIYAGIEYMNGTPECDKVKKFLTEEMGVNKIRFPETTSLGVKPVSVEGTERLVKGAIDYAFAHKLPSVTLVHKGNIMKFTEGAFKQWGYDLAKREYGAQDYEGGPWQIIEKDGHQVIIKDVIADAFLQQILLRPAEYSVVATLNLNGDYISDALAAIVGGIGIAPGANINYSTGSAIFEATHGTAPKYAGQDKVNPGSVILSGAMMLDYMGWTEAASLIRKGLEGSIANKKVTYDFERLMEGATLLKCSEFGDSIISYM, encoded by the coding sequence ATGAGCGAACAAAAGATCACTATTGAAAATGGTCAACTTAATGTTCCAGACCAACCTATAATTCCTTTCATTGAAGGTGACGGCACCGGAGTGGATATTTGGCCTGCTGCCAAAAAAGTATTAGATGCTGCTGTTGAGAAAGCTTATAACGGAAGCAAAAAAATTGCCTGGAAAGAAGTGCTTGCAGGTGAAAAATCATACAACGAAAACGGTGAGTGGTTGCCAACAGCTACTCTTGATGCCTTTAGAGAATATTTGGTAGGTATTAAAGGCCCTCTTACTACACCAGTAGGTGGTGGTATCCGCTCTCTTAACGTAGCCCTACGTCAGGAGTTGGATCTGTATGCTTGCGTACGTCCTGTACGTTGGTACCAGGGAACACCTTCTCCGGTAAAAGATCCTGGCGCTTGTGATATGGTCATCTTTCGTGAAAATACCGAAGATATCTATGCAGGTATAGAGTATATGAACGGTACCCCTGAGTGCGACAAAGTGAAAAAATTCCTGACCGAAGAGATGGGGGTTAACAAAATTCGTTTCCCTGAGACTACTTCATTAGGAGTAAAGCCCGTATCGGTAGAAGGTACTGAGCGTTTGGTAAAAGGAGCTATTGACTATGCTTTTGCTCACAAACTACCTTCTGTAACACTGGTACACAAAGGTAATATCATGAAGTTTACTGAGGGTGCATTTAAGCAATGGGGATACGACCTTGCTAAAAGAGAATATGGCGCTCAGGACTATGAAGGGGGCCCTTGGCAAATCATAGAAAAAGACGGACATCAGGTTATCATCAAAGATGTAATAGCTGATGCCTTCTTGCAGCAGATTCTTCTTCGCCCTGCAGAGTACTCAGTAGTAGCTACACTTAACCTGAATGGTGACTATATTTCTGATGCTTTAGCAGCAATTGTTGGTGGTATTGGTATTGCTCCGGGAGCAAATATTAACTACAGCACTGGTAGCGCAATTTTTGAAGCTACGCACGGTACTGCACCTAAATATGCTGGTCAGGATAAAGTAAACCCTGGTTCTGTAATCCTTTCTGGAGCTATGATGCTTGACTACATGGGATGGACCGAAGCGGCTTCTTTAATCAGAAAAGGTTTAGAAGGGTCTATCGCCAACAAAAAAGTTACTTATGACTTTGAACGCCTGATGGAAGGTGCTACACTGCTTAAGTGCTCTGAGTTTGGTGATAGCATTATCAGCTATATGTAA
- a CDS encoding response regulator transcription factor, with the protein METNLELIIVDDHMLFRQGLIQLLNERLEQVNIREASNGKELLSMIRSQKPEIVLMDLEMPEMNGIETSNALLSDPAYKDIKIIVLSMHENEKFVLELIESGIHGYVLKDADIDEVIKAIDVVQSGQYYVSQHTLNAIRKDVNLSNQFDHTFEFEGEKLTEREKEILRLICKEYTNKEMADELNLSVRTIDGHRNRILKKTGMKNTAGLIKYALQKGIYSLD; encoded by the coding sequence ATGGAAACAAACTTAGAGTTGATCATAGTAGATGATCATATGCTGTTTAGACAAGGATTAATTCAACTATTAAATGAGCGCCTGGAGCAGGTCAATATAAGAGAGGCTAGTAATGGAAAAGAGCTTTTGTCCATGATTAGAAGCCAAAAACCCGAAATAGTGCTGATGGACCTGGAGATGCCCGAAATGAATGGGATTGAAACCTCTAATGCTTTACTTTCTGACCCTGCCTACAAAGACATTAAAATTATCGTGCTGAGCATGCACGAAAACGAAAAATTTGTTTTAGAACTTATTGAGAGTGGTATTCACGGGTACGTACTCAAAGATGCTGACATAGACGAAGTAATTAAAGCTATTGATGTGGTACAGAGTGGACAGTATTATGTAAGCCAGCATACACTTAATGCCATCCGCAAAGATGTGAACCTAAGCAATCAGTTTGATCATACCTTTGAGTTTGAAGGAGAAAAACTCACCGAACGCGAGAAAGAGATCTTACGCCTTATCTGTAAAGAATATACCAATAAGGAGATGGCTGACGAGCTAAATCTTAGTGTGAGAACTATTGACGGTCATCGTAACCGTATCCTGAAAAAAACCGGAATGAAAAATACGGCAGGCCTTATTAAATATGCTTTGCAAAAGGGTATTTATAGCCTGGATTAG
- a CDS encoding Smr/MutS family protein → MKIGDKVRMLRGSEEGIITRFMDDGLIEVEIEDGFPIPVMRAEVVVVAKEEADYFKQEKTSSVTHKAPSPQEVSKTRSRQGMYIAFVQFNDKQLSAYFVNNTEFEMPYLIGEESNENFKGLISGSLEANNYVKIKDVLVSQFDQWPTIVIQTLFFRNGYFSLREPLTRKLKFKASTFFKSQSQAPIIDKPAFLFQIDEGGAGGKPIDPDKVKERIYANTQEQDVANRISFSRPPQQVDLHIEKLTKSYDTMNNNDMMELQLKTFEETLDRAIATGMDEITFIHGVGNGTLRNRIHKKLSKMQGIKYFEDSMKEKFGFGATLVRIK, encoded by the coding sequence ATGAAAATAGGAGATAAAGTAAGGATGCTACGTGGTAGCGAAGAGGGTATCATCACTCGGTTTATGGACGATGGCCTCATAGAAGTCGAAATAGAAGATGGCTTTCCTATTCCCGTCATGAGAGCGGAGGTAGTAGTAGTAGCCAAAGAAGAGGCAGACTACTTTAAACAGGAAAAAACATCTTCAGTCACTCATAAAGCGCCCAGCCCTCAGGAGGTAAGCAAAACCCGAAGCCGACAGGGAATGTACATTGCGTTTGTTCAGTTTAATGACAAGCAACTAAGTGCATACTTTGTTAACAATACCGAATTTGAAATGCCCTACCTCATTGGAGAAGAGTCTAACGAAAACTTTAAAGGTCTTATTTCGGGTTCTTTAGAAGCCAATAACTATGTTAAGATTAAAGATGTGCTCGTAAGTCAGTTTGATCAGTGGCCCACAATTGTTATTCAGACTCTCTTTTTCCGAAATGGCTACTTTAGTCTGAGAGAACCCCTTACGCGTAAACTAAAATTTAAAGCCTCCACATTTTTCAAGAGCCAAAGTCAGGCGCCTATTATTGATAAACCCGCATTCCTATTTCAGATAGACGAGGGCGGTGCCGGAGGAAAACCTATAGACCCGGATAAAGTAAAGGAGCGTATTTATGCCAATACACAGGAGCAGGATGTAGCTAACCGTATAAGTTTCAGCCGTCCTCCGCAACAGGTAGACCTGCATATAGAAAAGCTGACCAAGAGCTATGATACCATGAACAATAATGATATGATGGAGCTACAGCTGAAAACTTTTGAAGAAACCCTGGACAGAGCTATTGCTACCGGAATGGATGAAATCACCTTCATTCACGGTGTAGGAAATGGAACATTAAGAAACCGTATCCATAAAAAACTATCAAAAATGCAGGGCATCAAATACTTTGAAGATAGTATGAAAGAAAAATTTGGCTTTGGTGCCACGCTAGTAAGGATCAAATAA
- a CDS encoding cryptochrome/photolyase family protein — translation MSSDKISIFWFRRDLRFEDNTALYYALKDKHPVLPLFIFDRNILDDLDNTKDARVTFIYDTVKAMHNQLAEKRVSMLVNYGKPKEVYQELIKKYNIAAVYTNRDYEPYAKERDETIEKLLAEHDIEFNTFKDQVIFEKDEILSNSGDFYKVFTPYKKAWLEKFKKTELNTLSSALSFENWHKTKANSMLSLQDMNFERSDIEIPKNEIDDQLIKKYEEARDYPAREGTSRLGVHLRFGTISIRKLVEEILKVSDTFLSELIWREFYMQILHHNPQVVDKAFKPKYDKISWRNNEDEFQRWCEGKTGYPIVDAGMRELNTIGYMHNRVRMITASFLTKHLLIDWRWGEAYFASKLLDYELANNNGGWQWAAGSGVDAQPYFRIFNPYSQTDKFDKDREYIKKWVPEVDTDDYPEPMVDHKEARERALKVYKKAVSNS, via the coding sequence ATGAGTTCTGATAAAATTTCCATTTTCTGGTTCCGCCGCGACCTAAGGTTTGAAGATAACACTGCTCTGTATTATGCCCTCAAAGACAAACACCCGGTACTGCCTCTGTTTATCTTTGACCGAAATATTCTGGATGACCTGGATAATACTAAAGATGCCCGAGTAACTTTTATATACGATACCGTAAAGGCCATGCACAACCAGCTGGCAGAAAAAAGAGTAAGCATGCTGGTAAATTATGGTAAGCCCAAAGAGGTGTATCAGGAGCTTATAAAAAAGTACAATATTGCTGCTGTGTATACCAACAGAGATTATGAGCCTTATGCCAAAGAAAGAGATGAGACTATTGAAAAACTACTGGCTGAACATGATATAGAGTTTAATACTTTTAAAGACCAGGTTATTTTTGAAAAAGATGAGATTCTGAGTAATTCAGGTGACTTCTACAAAGTATTTACCCCCTACAAAAAAGCCTGGCTGGAAAAATTTAAGAAAACAGAGTTAAATACTCTCTCCTCTGCCCTAAGCTTTGAAAACTGGCATAAAACCAAAGCCAACAGTATGCTGAGCCTACAGGATATGAATTTTGAACGCTCAGATATAGAAATTCCCAAAAACGAAATTGACGATCAACTCATCAAAAAGTATGAAGAAGCCCGAGACTATCCTGCGCGTGAGGGCACAAGTCGTTTAGGGGTACATTTGCGTTTTGGTACCATCAGTATTCGTAAACTGGTAGAAGAAATACTAAAGGTTAGCGACACTTTTTTGAGTGAACTGATCTGGAGAGAGTTTTATATGCAAATTCTTCATCATAACCCACAAGTCGTAGACAAAGCTTTTAAACCAAAATACGACAAAATCTCCTGGCGAAACAATGAAGATGAGTTTCAGCGCTGGTGCGAAGGAAAGACAGGCTATCCCATTGTAGATGCCGGTATGCGTGAGCTCAATACGATTGGTTATATGCATAACCGTGTCCGTATGATTACCGCCAGCTTTCTGACCAAACATCTGCTCATTGACTGGCGCTGGGGAGAAGCGTATTTTGCCTCAAAACTGCTTGACTACGAGCTGGCTAACAATAATGGAGGTTGGCAGTGGGCAGCTGGTAGCGGTGTGGATGCACAGCCTTACTTCAGAATATTTAATCCCTACAGTCAGACCGATAAGTTTGATAAAGATCGCGAATACATTAAAAAGTGGGTTCCTGAAGTAGATACCGACGATTATCCGGAGCCTATGGTAGACCATAAAGAAGCGCGAGAGCGTGCCCTCAAAGTGTATAAAAAAGCAGTCAGCAACAGCTAA
- a CDS encoding DUF2279 domain-containing protein → MKFRHYFLHLICCFSLLNQAYAQQMEEPERSLDKKKLKRFLIISGASYSLAQVGLYALWYKDQQSQSFQVFDDSQQWKQVDKAGHLYSAYHISQFGANAFLRAGLTDKKTYWYGALMGEVLLLPVEVFDGYSQAYGFSWSDLAANTAGALLLPIQYELWEEIRIQPKFSFHRTDFAPLRPNTLGNGLSEELLKDYNGQTYWFSVDIDKFFGTKNFPHWLNLAIGYGAENMVYSRSYENEAYGLKAYRQYYLAADFDLREFRKPPTSIGNKLLNSLIYLSERIHLPAPALSYQEGKGFRFYPLYF, encoded by the coding sequence GTGAAGTTCCGCCATTATTTTCTACACCTGATCTGCTGCTTTTCTTTGTTAAACCAGGCATATGCACAGCAGATGGAAGAGCCCGAGCGCTCGTTAGACAAAAAAAAGCTTAAGCGGTTTTTAATAATCTCTGGTGCCAGCTATAGTTTAGCACAAGTTGGTCTATACGCCTTATGGTATAAAGACCAGCAGAGTCAATCGTTTCAGGTTTTTGACGACAGCCAGCAGTGGAAGCAGGTAGATAAAGCTGGCCACTTATATTCCGCTTATCATATAAGCCAATTTGGGGCAAACGCATTTTTGCGAGCTGGCCTCACTGATAAGAAGACCTACTGGTACGGCGCTTTAATGGGAGAGGTGCTACTGCTTCCGGTAGAAGTTTTTGATGGGTACTCCCAGGCCTATGGGTTTTCGTGGAGCGATCTGGCTGCCAATACTGCCGGAGCACTTTTGCTCCCGATACAATATGAGCTATGGGAGGAAATTCGCATTCAGCCAAAATTTTCATTTCATCGTACTGACTTTGCACCTTTGCGTCCAAATACTCTGGGAAATGGACTAAGTGAAGAGCTACTGAAAGACTATAATGGGCAAACTTACTGGTTTTCAGTAGATATAGACAAATTCTTTGGGACTAAGAACTTCCCCCACTGGCTTAACCTTGCCATAGGTTATGGTGCCGAAAATATGGTTTACAGCCGAAGTTATGAAAATGAGGCCTATGGCCTAAAAGCTTACCGTCAGTACTACCTTGCTGCAGACTTTGACTTACGCGAGTTCAGAAAGCCACCTACTTCTATAGGAAATAAATTACTAAACAGTCTGATTTATTTGAGCGAGCGTATACACCTACCAGCTCCTGCCCTCTCTTATCAGGAAGGAAAAGGTTTTCGTTTTTACCCCCTCTACTTTTAA
- a CDS encoding queuosine precursor transporter, with amino-acid sequence MIVVESSTSKHKRNILFIVLSGIFLTNALLAELIGVKIFSAEATMALPPAQIRLLGDFVLDFNLTAGAVIWPVVFITTDIINEYFGKKGVKQISYLTIFLIAYAFVVIYLVTELAPANFWLDVNQVDDKGNPFNIDFAFRKIFRQGLGIIIGSLVAFLIGQLLDVIVFHKLRRITGSSKIWLRATGSTLVSQLVDSFVVLFIAFYVFGNWALPQVIAVGIVNYIYKFVVAVVLTPLLYLAHYLIDSFLGKDLAEQMMNEASQDISID; translated from the coding sequence TTGATAGTTGTGGAAAGCAGTACCAGCAAACATAAAAGAAACATTCTTTTTATCGTTTTAAGCGGTATTTTTTTAACTAATGCATTACTGGCAGAGTTAATAGGAGTAAAAATTTTTTCAGCGGAGGCTACAATGGCTCTTCCTCCCGCTCAAATTCGGCTGCTAGGAGACTTTGTGTTAGACTTTAACCTTACTGCTGGTGCTGTAATTTGGCCAGTAGTTTTTATTACTACTGATATTATCAATGAGTATTTTGGTAAAAAAGGTGTGAAACAGATTAGTTACCTCACTATTTTTCTTATTGCCTATGCTTTTGTTGTCATTTACCTGGTTACTGAGCTGGCACCTGCCAACTTTTGGTTAGATGTAAATCAGGTAGACGATAAAGGCAATCCGTTCAACATAGATTTTGCTTTTAGAAAGATTTTTCGTCAGGGACTGGGTATTATTATCGGCTCATTAGTAGCCTTTCTTATCGGGCAGTTGCTGGATGTGATAGTTTTTCATAAGCTAAGGAGAATTACAGGAAGCAGCAAAATATGGCTCAGAGCCACGGGCTCTACACTAGTATCTCAGCTAGTAGATAGTTTTGTAGTACTGTTTATCGCCTTCTATGTTTTTGGCAACTGGGCTTTGCCCCAGGTAATTGCGGTGGGTATTGTCAACTACATTTATAAGTTTGTAGTTGCGGTAGTGCTTACTCCCCTACTTTACCTTGCCCACTACCTGATTGACAGTTTTCTGGGCAAGGATTTAGCAGAGCAGATGATGAATGAGGCAAGTCAGGACATCTCCATTGACTAA
- a CDS encoding STAS domain-containing protein, translating to MKYSIDKKEQYSTFLLQEEKLDASIAPELKSELITMHAEGVKNLILNMSQVKYTDSSGLSALLVGNRIFREDGGMFIMCCLNEHVMKLIKISQLDNVMTVIPTLEEAVDAVFMNEIEKDLNNGSDNDNGVD from the coding sequence ATGAAATATTCTATAGACAAAAAAGAGCAGTACAGTACTTTTCTTCTTCAGGAGGAAAAATTAGATGCTTCTATTGCTCCTGAACTTAAGTCAGAACTTATTACCATGCATGCTGAGGGCGTAAAAAACCTGATTCTTAACATGAGCCAGGTAAAATACACAGACTCTTCAGGGCTGAGCGCATTATTGGTAGGTAACCGAATCTTCCGCGAAGATGGAGGTATGTTTATCATGTGCTGCCTGAACGAGCATGTAATGAAGCTAATCAAGATTTCTCAACTGGATAACGTCATGACAGTAATTCCTACCCTGGAAGAAGCAGTAGATGCAGTGTTTATGAACGAAATTGAGAAAGACCTGAACAACGGTTCTGACAACGATAATGGTGTGGACTAA
- a CDS encoding phosphoribosylaminoimidazolesuccinocarboxamide synthase: MGNTITETRFELPGQTGFYSGKVRDVYFLDKQIVLIATDRISAFDVILPRAIPYKGQVLSQIAFDFLNATADIVPNWVTAMPDPNAMLGFNCKPYPIEMVIRGYLAGHAWREYRDGKRSLCGVSLPEGLKENDPLPQPIITPATKAQEGHDEDISREEIIAQGLVPEKEYKRLEEYTYRLFERGTNIAKSRGLILVDTKYEFGTFDGSIHLIDEIHTPDSSRYFYAEGYEERQQKGETQKQLSKEFVRQWLISEGFQGKEGQAMPEMTDEVVNNISERYIELYEKITAKPFVRENTEDMAKRIEQNIINAL, translated from the coding sequence ATGGGAAATACTATAACTGAAACCCGTTTTGAGCTACCCGGCCAGACTGGCTTTTATAGCGGTAAAGTTCGGGACGTATATTTTTTAGATAAGCAAATTGTACTGATCGCGACAGATCGTATATCTGCTTTTGATGTAATTTTGCCACGGGCAATACCTTACAAAGGGCAGGTACTAAGCCAGATTGCCTTTGACTTTTTAAATGCTACGGCAGATATCGTACCTAACTGGGTAACGGCTATGCCAGACCCTAATGCCATGTTAGGCTTTAACTGCAAGCCTTATCCTATAGAAATGGTAATTAGAGGTTATCTGGCAGGGCATGCCTGGAGAGAATACCGTGACGGTAAACGAAGCCTGTGCGGGGTAAGTCTGCCAGAAGGCCTCAAGGAGAATGATCCTTTGCCGCAACCTATTATTACTCCTGCCACCAAGGCTCAGGAAGGACACGATGAGGATATTTCGCGTGAGGAAATTATCGCTCAGGGGCTGGTACCAGAAAAGGAATATAAGCGACTGGAGGAGTATACGTACCGCTTATTTGAGCGTGGTACCAACATTGCCAAAAGTAGAGGTCTAATTTTGGTAGATACGAAGTATGAATTTGGTACATTTGACGGCAGTATACACCTGATTGATGAAATTCATACTCCGGACTCTTCTCGCTACTTCTATGCGGAGGGTTATGAGGAACGACAGCAAAAGGGTGAAACCCAGAAACAGCTCTCTAAAGAGTTTGTCCGTCAATGGTTAATCTCTGAGGGCTTTCAGGGTAAAGAAGGACAAGCTATGCCAGAGATGACTGACGAAGTGGTAAATAATATCTCTGAGCGTTATATAGAACTTTATGAAAAAATAACAGCCAAACCATTTGTAAGAGAAAATACAGAGGACATGGCTAAGAGAATAGAGCAAAACATAATAAATGCCTTATAG
- a CDS encoding toxin-antitoxin system YwqK family antitoxin, which produces MIKYCLLLCTFIIITFCSTTTSVAQQTTLIQTYYDSAQTILKEKYYVLDKDSSMVQGMYQKYYEDGQLATTASFEKGKLSGALKDYYTDGSLQRLTPFEKGIKNGEVIVLSPQGDTIQTATYVNDTLQGALKLYYNDGTLKNKTQFLNGKPEGKIEAYYPNGNLQEEITYQGGQQHGPAKRYYKDGSIRVELNYQKGVVDGLVTEYHPNGQVADKTTFRKGQRHGSSQSYSQEGQLLRDEVYKEGFLDGEAKYYFQDGSLKMQSQYRKGKEIGEHKTYFSNGQLSALLIHEDEGISKKQYYEDGTLKAEQAYSQDKKPKGSWKSYYPNAKPKKEEPYQNGVLHGTLINYFENGRIQSTQDYNKGRKTGKNKVYYPSGELKSETTYYFGAKQGPFKAFHEDGSLAEEGTYSGGKKTGEWITYDTQGNILDTKNYSNTK; this is translated from the coding sequence ATGATAAAATACTGCCTTCTGCTTTGCACTTTTATAATTATAACTTTCTGTAGTACAACTACTTCCGTAGCACAGCAAACTACTCTTATTCAAACATACTATGACTCAGCCCAGACTATTCTGAAAGAGAAATATTATGTTCTTGATAAAGATAGTAGTATGGTACAGGGTATGTACCAGAAGTATTACGAGGATGGGCAACTGGCCACTACGGCCTCTTTTGAAAAAGGCAAACTGAGCGGTGCGCTTAAAGATTATTACACTGATGGTTCTCTCCAGAGACTTACCCCTTTTGAAAAGGGCATCAAAAACGGAGAAGTAATTGTGCTGAGCCCGCAAGGCGATACTATTCAGACGGCTACTTATGTTAACGACACCTTACAGGGGGCACTTAAGCTGTACTATAATGACGGTACACTAAAAAATAAAACACAGTTCTTGAATGGTAAGCCAGAAGGTAAAATAGAAGCTTACTACCCTAATGGGAATCTTCAGGAGGAAATTACTTACCAGGGCGGGCAGCAGCATGGCCCTGCAAAAAGGTACTACAAAGATGGATCTATAAGAGTAGAACTAAACTACCAGAAAGGAGTAGTTGATGGGCTGGTTACTGAATATCATCCAAATGGCCAGGTTGCTGATAAAACTACCTTTCGTAAGGGGCAGCGCCACGGTAGTTCACAGTCCTACAGCCAGGAGGGGCAACTCCTTCGTGATGAAGTTTACAAAGAAGGTTTTCTGGACGGAGAAGCAAAATATTATTTTCAGGATGGCTCGCTAAAAATGCAAAGCCAGTACCGTAAAGGGAAAGAGATTGGAGAGCACAAAACCTACTTCTCCAATGGGCAGCTTTCTGCTCTGCTTATTCATGAAGATGAAGGAATAAGCAAAAAACAATATTATGAAGATGGCACCCTAAAAGCTGAGCAGGCCTATAGTCAGGATAAAAAACCTAAAGGTAGCTGGAAAAGCTACTACCCTAATGCTAAACCCAAGAAAGAAGAGCCCTATCAAAATGGAGTGCTGCATGGTACGCTTATCAATTACTTTGAAAACGGACGTATCCAAAGCACACAGGACTACAACAAGGGTCGTAAAACTGGCAAAAACAAAGTGTATTACCCTTCTGGTGAGTTGAAAAGCGAAACTACCTATTACTTTGGCGCCAAACAGGGTCCTTTTAAAGCTTTCCACGAAGATGGAAGTCTGGCAGAAGAAGGTACTTATAGTGGAGGCAAAAAAACTGGAGAGTGGATTACATACGATACTCAGGGCAACATATTAGACACCAAAAACTACAGCAATACTAAATAA